The Aggregatilinea lenta genome includes a region encoding these proteins:
- a CDS encoding protein kinase domain-containing protein — MTHRQRLFANRYRLVEELGHGGMGIVYRTQDHLTGDEVALKQVLASITSTSLTPYSAEQDKNIALAREFQTLATLHHPRIITVLDYGFHKETDKPTLPYFTMVLLRDAKDILSYGKTIEAKEKLHLVLQVLQALDYLHRRGTIHHDLKPANILVSNGMVKLLDFGLAAKHGQITGITGTIPYVAPELFTQSALANETTDLYALGVIAYEMLSGHHPFSTEHQYKLIQDILTRLPDMSPINAIRLGETPLEEPAPDDEDDFVRPSTLPTSPLARVIYKLLSKKAEDRYQSAASVIQDLVVLLDDPIVLETPEIRESYLQAATYVGRTAEIALLDEAVSQVLDGQGSSWLIGGESGVGKSRLIDKARIQAMVQGVLVLVGQGVEQGGLPYHLWRDIMRRLCLTVDLSDLEAGVLAALVPDIEVLLGRTVPPPPALSSEDARDRLITIIVDVIKRYPEPILLILEDLQWASESLEVLRWVNAATDSTALLIIASFRDDEQPDLPLKLPEMRYLKLDRLNKQEIAELSEAMLGQMGRRSGLVELLHAETEGNVFFLVETVRALAEQAGDLSKISTLELPSQIVAHGIQGIVERRLRGVNEPDRQVLHVASVMGRQLELALLAYIVSHNDEYTQKDLEQWLSVCSNTAIIEISDGKWRFTHDKIRQEILNQIPDADRVQFHRQAAEAIEALYVDRAVYASTLVHHWRIAQNPYKEAESASLAGHHAVELGSYVEAFDMLKHAIALYDRLNLDEPSRYLDDQFELARCCMNQGWFDDALRVSDIALRLAREQGNEKRVIDVFTLLGSVALRQGQIDVANQQLIEALALARRLGDTAVVSDTLIWLGALSVIGHEHQQANTYLREALQLARQDIQNPLILARALNAQGENLRHSRRFKEAAPYYEEALQLYKQTGHRYATTAVPLNLGHAAFAMDDLDLAEQYYLGVLEATLRIKYTMMLLEALAGLAGIWARRGAPERAASLLGVVLRHPSVSAETKVLFAQPIAEEVTRAIGQPAYEKAYRHLAVDHVEAIVSDILAEQRSKSGQD; from the coding sequence ATGACACATCGACAACGGCTCTTTGCCAACCGTTACCGGTTAGTCGAAGAGCTGGGACATGGGGGGATGGGCATCGTCTACCGGACGCAGGATCACCTGACCGGGGACGAAGTCGCTCTCAAACAGGTATTGGCCTCGATCACCTCGACGTCGCTGACGCCCTACAGCGCCGAGCAAGACAAGAATATTGCGCTGGCCCGCGAGTTTCAAACGCTGGCGACACTGCACCATCCCCGCATCATCACGGTTTTGGACTACGGCTTTCATAAGGAAACGGACAAGCCGACGCTTCCGTACTTCACGATGGTGCTGCTGCGGGACGCCAAAGATATTTTATCGTACGGCAAGACGATCGAGGCCAAAGAGAAGCTGCACCTCGTGCTGCAGGTGCTGCAAGCCCTGGACTACCTGCACCGGCGCGGCACCATTCACCACGACCTCAAACCGGCCAACATCCTCGTCTCGAACGGCATGGTCAAGCTGCTCGACTTCGGGCTGGCGGCCAAGCACGGGCAGATCACCGGCATCACCGGGACGATCCCCTACGTCGCGCCCGAACTATTCACGCAGAGCGCCCTTGCCAACGAAACGACCGACCTGTACGCCCTGGGCGTCATCGCGTACGAGATGCTGAGCGGTCATCACCCCTTCAGCACCGAGCACCAGTACAAGCTGATTCAGGACATCCTGACGCGCCTGCCGGATATGTCGCCCATCAACGCCATCCGGCTGGGCGAGACTCCGCTGGAGGAACCGGCGCCCGACGACGAAGACGACTTCGTGCGGCCCTCCACGCTGCCGACCAGTCCGTTGGCGAGGGTGATCTACAAGCTGCTGTCCAAAAAGGCGGAGGATCGCTACCAGAGCGCGGCCAGCGTGATCCAGGATCTCGTCGTGCTGCTCGACGATCCGATCGTCCTGGAGACGCCGGAGATCCGCGAGAGCTACCTGCAGGCGGCGACATACGTGGGCCGCACGGCGGAAATCGCGCTGCTGGACGAGGCTGTGAGCCAGGTGCTCGACGGGCAGGGCAGCAGTTGGCTGATCGGGGGCGAGAGCGGGGTGGGCAAGTCGCGCCTGATCGACAAGGCGCGTATCCAGGCGATGGTGCAGGGCGTGCTGGTCCTGGTCGGGCAGGGCGTGGAGCAGGGCGGGCTGCCCTATCACCTCTGGCGCGACATCATGCGCCGCCTGTGCCTGACGGTCGATCTTTCCGATCTCGAGGCGGGCGTGTTGGCCGCGCTGGTGCCGGACATTGAAGTTTTGCTGGGGCGTACGGTGCCGCCGCCGCCCGCGCTGTCCAGCGAGGATGCGCGCGATCGCTTGATCACGATTATCGTGGACGTGATCAAGCGCTACCCGGAGCCGATCCTGCTTATTCTGGAAGACCTCCAGTGGGCGTCGGAGAGCCTGGAAGTGCTGCGTTGGGTCAACGCGGCCACCGACAGCACGGCGCTGCTGATCATCGCGTCGTTCCGCGACGACGAACAGCCCGATCTGCCGCTGAAGCTGCCGGAAATGCGCTACCTTAAGCTGGACCGGCTGAATAAGCAGGAAATCGCCGAGCTGAGCGAAGCCATGTTGGGCCAGATGGGACGCCGGTCGGGCCTCGTCGAGCTGCTGCATGCCGAAACCGAGGGCAACGTCTTCTTCCTGGTGGAAACGGTCCGCGCGTTGGCGGAGCAAGCCGGGGATCTGTCCAAGATCAGCACGCTGGAGCTGCCCTCGCAGATCGTCGCGCACGGCATCCAGGGTATTGTCGAGCGCCGCCTGCGCGGGGTGAACGAGCCTGACCGGCAGGTGCTGCATGTCGCCTCGGTGATGGGGCGGCAGTTGGAGCTGGCGCTGCTGGCCTATATCGTCAGCCACAATGACGAGTACACGCAGAAGGACCTCGAACAGTGGCTGAGCGTGTGCTCGAACACGGCGATCATCGAGATCAGCGACGGCAAATGGCGCTTCACGCACGACAAGATCCGGCAGGAGATCCTGAACCAGATCCCCGACGCCGATCGCGTTCAGTTCCACCGGCAGGCCGCCGAAGCTATCGAGGCGCTCTACGTCGACCGGGCCGTGTATGCCTCGACGCTGGTGCATCACTGGCGCATCGCGCAGAATCCCTACAAAGAGGCCGAGTCGGCCAGCCTCGCGGGCCATCATGCCGTCGAGCTGGGATCGTACGTGGAAGCGTTCGACATGCTCAAGCATGCGATCGCCCTGTACGACCGCCTGAACCTGGACGAGCCATCACGTTACCTGGACGACCAGTTCGAGCTGGCGCGGTGCTGCATGAACCAGGGATGGTTTGACGACGCGCTCCGGGTGAGCGATATCGCGCTGCGGCTGGCGCGTGAGCAGGGCAACGAGAAGCGTGTGATCGACGTTTTCACGTTGCTCGGCTCGGTGGCGCTGCGTCAGGGGCAGATCGACGTGGCGAACCAGCAGTTGATCGAGGCGCTGGCGTTGGCGCGCAGGCTGGGCGACACCGCCGTCGTCAGCGACACCCTGATCTGGCTCGGCGCGCTGTCGGTGATAGGCCACGAGCACCAGCAGGCGAACACCTACCTGCGAGAAGCGCTTCAGCTCGCCCGGCAGGACATCCAGAATCCGTTGATTCTGGCGCGGGCGCTGAACGCCCAGGGCGAAAATCTGCGCCACTCGCGGCGGTTCAAAGAGGCCGCGCCCTACTACGAGGAAGCGTTGCAACTGTACAAGCAGACGGGTCACCGCTACGCGACGACCGCCGTGCCCTTGAACCTGGGGCACGCCGCCTTTGCGATGGACGACCTGGATCTCGCGGAACAGTATTACCTGGGCGTGCTCGAAGCGACGCTGCGGATCAAGTACACGATGATGCTGTTGGAAGCGCTCGCGGGACTGGCCGGCATCTGGGCGCGGCGGGGAGCGCCCGAACGGGCGGCGTCACTGCTCGGCGTTGTGCTGCGGCATCCGTCGGTGTCTGCCGAGACGAAGGTGTTGTTCGCGCAGCCTATTGCGGAGGAAGTCACGCGCGCGATTGGCCAACCGGCCTACGAGAAAGCCTACCGTCATCTGGCGGTGGACCACGTAGAGGCGATCGTGTCGGATATTCTGGCCGAGCAGCGGTCGAAATCGGGCCAGGACTAG
- a CDS encoding DUF2160 family membrane protein, whose protein sequence is MHEESFYDTTEVEQEAEIPTVLPPSLPGKLYAQIHGKRRGFLPFETNPWDRIFISLLLTVAIHLLWMRFLEEYITLTIATILSLIIMAILFVRG, encoded by the coding sequence GTGCACGAGGAAAGCTTCTACGACACGACCGAAGTCGAGCAGGAAGCCGAGATCCCGACCGTCCTGCCGCCCAGCCTGCCGGGCAAGCTCTACGCCCAGATTCACGGCAAGCGCCGGGGCTTTTTGCCCTTCGAGACCAACCCGTGGGACCGGATCTTTATCAGTCTGCTGTTGACGGTGGCGATTCACTTATTGTGGATGCGATTTTTGGAGGAGTATATTACCCTGACGATTGCAACGATCCTGTCGCTGATCATCATGGCGATTCTCTTCGTCAGGGGCTAG
- a CDS encoding SDR family NAD(P)-dependent oxidoreductase, with translation MADVVLESKGILERFKLDGRTALVTGAGQGIGRAFAHALGEAGAAVAVVDIDEALAIEVAGELRNKGVDAIGIAADVTQIDQIQRMVDTVVQKWGMLTIGVNNAGIGNWTAALDVDENNWDRINDLNLRGAFFCAQAEGRAMAGVGYGKIINTASMSASIANTPQEQVVYNTTKAGIVHMTRTLAGEWASKGIRVNSISPGYTRTKLVDDLLATPIGQKVLPTWMSLTPQGKMAEVTDLQGAIVYLASEASDFMTGHDMIIDGGYCVW, from the coding sequence ATGGCCGATGTCGTTTTAGAGTCCAAAGGAATCTTAGAACGCTTTAAGCTCGACGGGCGCACCGCGCTGGTGACCGGCGCGGGTCAGGGCATCGGGCGGGCCTTCGCGCACGCGCTGGGCGAAGCGGGTGCGGCGGTGGCCGTAGTGGACATCGATGAAGCGCTGGCGATCGAGGTCGCGGGCGAGCTGCGCAACAAGGGCGTTGACGCCATCGGCATCGCAGCGGACGTGACGCAGATCGACCAGATCCAGCGTATGGTGGACACGGTGGTGCAGAAGTGGGGTATGCTGACCATCGGCGTGAACAACGCGGGCATCGGTAATTGGACGGCGGCCCTGGACGTGGACGAGAACAACTGGGACCGCATCAACGACCTGAACCTGCGCGGCGCGTTCTTCTGCGCCCAGGCCGAAGGCCGCGCCATGGCCGGGGTAGGCTACGGCAAGATCATCAACACGGCGTCGATGTCGGCGTCCATCGCCAACACGCCGCAGGAGCAGGTGGTCTATAACACGACCAAAGCGGGCATCGTGCACATGACGCGCACCCTGGCCGGTGAATGGGCTTCCAAGGGTATCCGCGTCAACAGCATCAGTCCCGGCTACACGCGCACCAAGCTGGTGGACGACCTGCTGGCGACGCCGATCGGGCAGAAAGTGCTGCCCACGTGGATGTCGCTGACGCCGCAGGGCAAAATGGCCGAGGTCACCGACCTGCAAGGCGCAATCGTGTATCTGGCGAGCGAAGCGTCCGACTTCATGACCGGGCACGACATGATCATTGACGGGGGCTACTGCGTCTGGTAA
- a CDS encoding RiPP maturation radical SAM C-methyltransferase — MTISATTSGPHGSAPVLLVSMPFGPISQPSIGLTLLKGVLHEHGISSSILYATLLFAEMIGGSVYNQISSGNPYVDLAGEWVFANALFDGQNALHSRFVDDVLRRQSPLNNRREHVPEAYIERLLSAVPHVDAFLDRAVEAVLARQPQIVGITSTFQQHVASLCLAGRLKAARSDLFIVMGGGNCESTMGAETVRQFGAVDAVVSGEGERVFPDLVRRVLDGQPVDDLQGVLTRRNVERLAAGPLNAPPVIDMETLPLLDYDDFFEQLDGSAVPRPPNTRVLFETSRGCWWGERSHCTFCGLNGETMAYRSKPADRAIRELAGLATRYPDLPVWVVDNILDMHYFDDFIPMLGELGLDLELFYEVKANLRKSQLVQLREAGILHLQPGVESLSDPVLKLMKKGVSWLQNVQLLKWGEELGINVYWNILWGFPGEDPADYEQMHRLFPLLHHLNPPVSLAQIRLDRFSPHFNHADAEGFANVRPALPYDYIYALDADARANLAYHFFYDYRDPRDLNGYTQPLFREAKAWRREHDRSALMLVDLQSHLLIWDLRAVAAQPLTVLAGWQRALYLYCDEVRSGRALAAFAEAEGVDPAVIQDCLEAWAASRLVVRGGNSCLSLGVPLGGYAPALEVMLRLKEAASGAGIALDHDTRLDCPVLDTRFFGVDASGHPFVYFSALCALINLSINQELTRASGQTVAGITLDI; from the coding sequence TGCTCAAAGGCGTGCTGCACGAACACGGCATCTCCTCGTCGATCCTGTATGCCACGCTGCTGTTCGCAGAGATGATCGGCGGCAGCGTCTATAACCAGATCTCCAGCGGCAACCCCTACGTCGATCTGGCGGGCGAGTGGGTGTTTGCAAACGCGCTGTTCGACGGCCAGAACGCGCTGCACAGCCGCTTCGTGGATGACGTGCTGCGCCGCCAGTCGCCGCTCAACAACCGCCGGGAGCACGTGCCCGAAGCCTACATCGAGCGGCTGCTGTCTGCCGTCCCGCACGTAGACGCCTTTCTCGACCGCGCCGTCGAGGCGGTGCTGGCCCGCCAGCCGCAGATCGTCGGCATCACCAGCACCTTCCAGCAGCACGTTGCGTCGTTGTGCCTCGCCGGGCGGCTCAAGGCGGCCAGGTCCGACCTGTTCATCGTCATGGGCGGCGGCAACTGCGAAAGCACGATGGGTGCTGAGACGGTGCGGCAATTCGGCGCGGTGGACGCCGTCGTGTCCGGCGAGGGGGAGCGCGTCTTCCCCGACCTCGTGCGGCGCGTGCTGGACGGCCAGCCGGTTGACGACCTGCAAGGCGTGCTGACGCGCCGCAACGTCGAGCGCCTCGCCGCCGGGCCGCTCAACGCGCCTCCGGTGATCGACATGGAGACACTGCCGCTGCTCGACTACGACGACTTCTTCGAACAGCTCGACGGCAGCGCTGTGCCGCGCCCGCCGAACACGCGCGTGCTGTTCGAAACGTCGCGGGGCTGCTGGTGGGGTGAGCGTAGCCACTGCACGTTTTGCGGCCTGAACGGCGAGACGATGGCCTATCGCAGCAAGCCCGCTGACCGTGCGATCCGCGAGCTGGCGGGGCTGGCGACGCGCTATCCCGATCTGCCGGTGTGGGTGGTCGATAACATCCTCGACATGCACTACTTCGACGACTTCATCCCGATGCTGGGCGAGCTTGGGCTGGATCTGGAGCTGTTCTACGAGGTCAAGGCGAACCTGCGTAAGTCGCAGCTCGTGCAGCTGCGTGAGGCGGGTATTCTGCACTTGCAGCCGGGCGTGGAGAGCTTGAGCGACCCCGTACTCAAGCTGATGAAAAAGGGCGTGAGCTGGCTGCAAAACGTGCAACTGCTGAAGTGGGGCGAGGAACTGGGCATCAACGTCTACTGGAATATTCTGTGGGGCTTCCCCGGCGAGGATCCCGCCGACTACGAGCAGATGCACAGGCTGTTCCCGCTGCTGCACCACCTGAACCCGCCGGTCAGTCTGGCGCAGATCCGTCTGGACCGCTTCAGCCCGCACTTCAACCACGCCGACGCGGAGGGCTTCGCCAATGTGCGCCCGGCGCTGCCCTACGACTACATCTACGCGCTCGACGCGGATGCCCGCGCCAATCTGGCCTACCACTTCTTTTACGACTACCGCGACCCGCGCGACCTCAACGGCTACACGCAGCCGCTGTTCCGCGAAGCGAAGGCGTGGCGGCGCGAGCACGACCGCAGCGCCCTGATGCTGGTCGATCTACAGTCGCACCTGCTGATCTGGGATCTGCGCGCGGTGGCCGCGCAGCCGCTGACCGTGCTGGCAGGCTGGCAGCGCGCGCTGTACCTGTACTGCGACGAGGTGCGCAGCGGTCGGGCGCTGGCGGCCTTCGCGGAGGCGGAAGGGGTCGATCCTGCCGTGATACAGGACTGCCTGGAGGCGTGGGCGGCCAGCAGGCTGGTCGTGCGGGGCGGGAACAGCTGCCTTAGCCTGGGCGTGCCGCTGGGCGGCTACGCCCCCGCGCTGGAGGTGATGCTGCGGCTTAAGGAGGCGGCGAGCGGCGCGGGGATTGCGCTGGATCACGACACGCGCCTGGACTGTCCGGTTCTGGACACGCGTTTCTTTGGCGTCGATGCGAGTGGGCATCCATTCGTGTATTTTAGCGCATTATGCGCTCTAATTAACCTGTCGATCAACCAGGAATTGACGCGCGCCAGCGGTCAGACTGTGGCGGGCATCACGCTCGATATTTGA
- a CDS encoding sensor histidine kinase — protein sequence MATSRTGKRNELDVLQQRVEELEAEKAALCDTLRAAQDRFTSVFEHAGDSIFVIDPASMLILSANALAEHRFGYTRDELLTLDLDRLEVQPSDSGTPNLVWESSFSGTRVYECFYRRKDGSLVSVEVSSRFSTFGEQSVLVNFVRDNSYRKKIEAEREQLIAELDAFAHTVAHDLKNPLGLIQGYANMLSTEFEDLSLTEVMQYLDNIELGVDKMVTLIDELLLFASVRRQDSVPSVPIEMKPIVAEAMGRLRWIIQDHDAEIIVPDTWPLAWGYPAWIEEVWTNYLSNAIKYGGTPPRVELGATVLDDTRVRFWVRDNGGGIAESDLSRLFKQFIRLGDMRVTGHGLGLSIVSRIIDKLGGTVEVESTIGEGSTFSFTLPVADAGNPWKSD from the coding sequence ATGGCTACGTCTAGAACTGGGAAACGGAATGAACTGGACGTCCTGCAGCAGCGGGTCGAGGAACTTGAGGCGGAAAAGGCTGCGCTGTGTGACACGCTGCGTGCCGCTCAGGACCGCTTTACGAGCGTGTTCGAGCATGCAGGCGATTCAATCTTTGTGATCGATCCCGCCTCAATGCTGATTCTCTCTGCGAACGCGCTGGCGGAGCATCGTTTTGGGTACACCCGCGACGAACTTCTGACACTGGACCTCGACCGACTCGAAGTCCAGCCCAGCGACAGTGGCACCCCCAACCTTGTATGGGAATCCAGCTTCAGCGGCACACGCGTCTACGAGTGCTTTTACCGGCGCAAAGACGGGTCGCTGGTGTCGGTCGAAGTCAGCAGCCGCTTCAGCACCTTCGGCGAACAGAGCGTGCTGGTGAACTTCGTGCGCGACAACAGCTACCGCAAGAAGATCGAAGCCGAGCGCGAGCAGCTCATTGCCGAGCTGGACGCGTTCGCACACACGGTCGCCCACGACCTCAAAAACCCGTTGGGCCTGATTCAGGGTTACGCCAACATGCTTTCGACGGAGTTTGAGGATCTGTCGCTTACAGAAGTGATGCAATATCTGGACAATATCGAGCTGGGTGTTGACAAGATGGTGACGCTCATCGACGAGCTGCTGCTGTTCGCCAGCGTGCGCAGGCAGGATTCCGTCCCGTCGGTCCCAATCGAAATGAAGCCCATCGTCGCCGAGGCCATGGGCCGCCTGCGGTGGATCATTCAGGACCACGATGCGGAAATCATCGTGCCCGACACGTGGCCGCTGGCGTGGGGCTACCCGGCCTGGATCGAAGAAGTGTGGACCAACTACCTCAGCAACGCCATTAAGTACGGCGGGACGCCGCCGCGCGTAGAACTGGGCGCAACGGTACTGGACGACACCCGCGTCCGGTTCTGGGTGCGCGACAACGGCGGCGGCATCGCCGAAAGCGACCTCTCGCGCCTGTTCAAGCAGTTCATCCGGCTCGGCGACATGCGTGTGACAGGCCACGGCCTGGGGCTGTCGATTGTGTCCCGCATCATCGACAAGCTGGGCGGCACCGTCGAGGTGGAGAGCACGATCGGCGAAGGCAGCACCTTCAGCTTCACGCTGCCCGTGGCTGACGCCGGAAACCCGTGGAAATCGGACTGA
- a CDS encoding zinc-dependent alcohol dehydrogenase family protein encodes MRAGTIAQPGRAQFASAEMPEPGPDDVLIRVHAAGICGTDIHILKGEYEARYPLIPGHEFSGVIVSVGDNVTRFKAGDRVTADPNIPCNRCPACQRNEPNQCENLAAVGVTRNGAFADYVAVPEGNVFAIGDMSFAAAALVEPLACVAWGLERLSIPPGASALIFGAGPMGCLLAQALHAYGAARVVITDVVPFRLALAGDLGATETVLANERQAQHIKSIEPDGYNLVVDATGIPRVLEGAFEYLRARGTLWVFGVTPNDARVSFSPYDVFRKDLTILGSFAVNRTFQESIAMIRSGRVQVEPLISHTLPLEDFAQGFELAQNDPKRMKVQYQIAS; translated from the coding sequence ATGAGAGCAGGAACGATCGCACAACCCGGACGGGCGCAGTTTGCCAGTGCGGAGATGCCAGAGCCGGGGCCGGATGACGTGCTCATCCGGGTACACGCGGCGGGCATCTGCGGTACGGACATTCATATCCTCAAAGGCGAATACGAAGCGCGCTATCCGCTCATTCCCGGACACGAGTTCAGCGGGGTGATCGTGAGTGTTGGCGACAACGTCACGCGCTTCAAGGCGGGCGACCGAGTCACCGCCGACCCGAATATCCCCTGCAACCGCTGCCCCGCCTGCCAGCGCAACGAGCCGAACCAGTGCGAAAATCTGGCGGCAGTGGGCGTGACGCGCAACGGCGCGTTCGCGGACTACGTCGCCGTGCCCGAAGGCAACGTGTTCGCCATCGGCGACATGTCGTTTGCGGCGGCGGCGCTGGTCGAACCATTGGCCTGCGTAGCCTGGGGCCTGGAGCGTCTGAGCATTCCGCCGGGCGCGAGCGCGCTGATCTTCGGCGCGGGGCCGATGGGCTGCCTGTTGGCGCAGGCGCTGCACGCCTACGGTGCAGCGCGCGTGGTGATCACCGACGTGGTCCCCTTCCGGCTGGCGCTGGCGGGCGATCTCGGCGCGACCGAGACGGTGCTCGCCAACGAGCGGCAGGCGCAGCACATCAAGAGCATCGAGCCAGACGGCTATAACCTCGTGGTGGATGCGACCGGCATCCCGCGGGTGCTGGAGGGCGCGTTCGAGTACCTGCGCGCGCGCGGCACGCTGTGGGTGTTCGGCGTAACGCCCAACGACGCCCGCGTCTCGTTTTCGCCCTATGACGTGTTCCGCAAGGATCTGACCATCCTGGGCAGCTTCGCCGTCAACCGGACCTTCCAGGAAAGCATCGCCATGATCCGCAGCGGACGCGTGCAGGTCGAGCCGCTGATCTCGCATACCCTGCCGCTCGAAGACTTCGCGCAGGGCTTCGAGCTGGCCCAGAACGACCCGAAGCGCATGAAGGTGCAGTACCAGATTGCGTCTTAA
- a CDS encoding zinc-binding dehydrogenase: protein MDYEAKAPLPDSMCAVVCHGPRDYRLQRWPVPQPGPEEVVVRVQAVGICASDLKCYQGADTFWGNGETAAYVQPPVIAGHEFVGEVVALGRGAGEKYGLTLGDMAVSEQIVPTWDDRYAARGQYWLCSEHNVYGFRQKTFGAMAEYMKFPYGALNYKVPDSIPPAHAAFIEPLACSIHAVQRGEIELDHVVVIAGAGPLGLGMIAAARLKNPRLLVAIDYNNHRLNVAKACGADIVLNPQHTQVVQAVLDLTDGYGCDVYIEATGHPAAVQQGLDMICKRGTFVEFSVMGQPASIDWSIIGDHKELNIHGSSLSPYTYPVAIDMIAKQQLPLDQIVTHELPLADYQKGFDLVASGEQSIKVVLRP, encoded by the coding sequence ATGGACTACGAAGCGAAAGCACCCCTACCCGACTCGATGTGCGCGGTGGTGTGCCACGGTCCGCGCGACTATCGGCTACAGCGATGGCCCGTGCCGCAGCCGGGACCGGAAGAAGTCGTCGTCCGCGTGCAGGCCGTCGGGATTTGCGCCAGTGATTTGAAGTGCTACCAGGGCGCCGATACGTTCTGGGGCAACGGTGAGACAGCGGCGTACGTTCAGCCACCGGTGATCGCCGGGCACGAGTTCGTCGGGGAGGTCGTGGCGCTGGGTCGCGGCGCGGGAGAGAAGTACGGCCTGACGCTGGGCGACATGGCGGTCTCCGAGCAGATCGTGCCCACCTGGGACGATCGCTACGCCGCGCGCGGGCAGTACTGGCTGTGCTCGGAGCACAACGTTTACGGCTTCCGGCAGAAGACGTTCGGCGCGATGGCGGAATACATGAAGTTCCCCTACGGCGCGCTGAATTATAAAGTTCCCGACTCGATCCCGCCCGCGCACGCCGCCTTCATCGAGCCGCTGGCATGCTCGATCCACGCGGTGCAGCGGGGCGAGATCGAGCTGGATCACGTCGTCGTGATTGCGGGCGCAGGGCCGCTGGGGCTGGGCATGATCGCCGCCGCGCGCCTGAAGAATCCGCGCCTGCTGGTCGCGATCGACTACAACAACCACCGCCTCAACGTTGCCAAGGCGTGCGGCGCGGACATCGTCTTAAATCCGCAGCACACGCAGGTGGTGCAGGCCGTGCTCGACCTCACCGACGGCTACGGCTGCGACGTGTACATCGAGGCGACGGGACATCCTGCCGCCGTGCAGCAGGGCCTGGACATGATCTGCAAGCGCGGCACGTTCGTGGAATTCAGCGTTATGGGCCAACCGGCCAGCATCGACTGGTCGATCATCGGCGACCACAAAGAACTGAACATCCACGGGTCGAGCCTCAGCCCCTACACCTATCCGGTCGCCATCGACATGATTGCCAAGCAGCAGCTGCCGCTGGATCAGATCGTCACGCACGAGCTGCCGCTCGCCGACTACCAGAAAGGCTTCGATCTGGTGGCCTCCGGCGAGCAGTCGATCAAAGTCGTCCTGAGACCGTAA
- a CDS encoding NAD(P)-dependent alcohol dehydrogenase, giving the protein MEALVLEKAKELNLRNIEIPETLGPHDVRIKLHTVGVCGSDVHYYETGRIGPFVVEAPMVLGHEAAGTIIEVGGEVQHLKVGDRVCMEPGIPDPNGKATRLGMYNLDPAVRFWATPPIHGVLRPTVVHPEAFTFKLPDNVSFAEGALVEPLAVGMHSATKARIKPGDIAIVMGAGPIGMVTILSALAGGCGQVIVTDVDQPKLDLAATLGPVTPVNVSKESLVDVVNTMTDGWGADIVFEASGNPRAAASVFDPLAPGGCVIYIGMPNDPIAYDVVAAQIKEARVEHIFRYAHVYPKALSLMGGGRLDVKPLITDKFDFAHSVEAFEFASHMPPTSVKVQIELPQ; this is encoded by the coding sequence GTGGAAGCGCTGGTTCTAGAAAAAGCCAAGGAACTCAACTTACGGAACATCGAGATCCCCGAAACGCTGGGGCCGCATGACGTGCGCATCAAGCTGCACACCGTCGGGGTTTGCGGCAGTGACGTACACTACTATGAGACGGGGCGCATCGGCCCGTTTGTGGTCGAAGCGCCGATGGTCCTGGGACACGAAGCCGCCGGTACGATCATCGAAGTGGGCGGTGAAGTCCAGCACCTGAAGGTCGGCGACCGCGTCTGCATGGAGCCGGGTATCCCGGATCCGAACGGCAAGGCGACGCGCCTGGGCATGTATAACCTCGATCCGGCGGTGCGCTTCTGGGCCACCCCGCCGATTCACGGCGTGCTGCGTCCCACGGTGGTGCACCCCGAAGCGTTCACCTTTAAGCTGCCGGATAACGTCAGCTTCGCCGAAGGCGCGCTGGTGGAGCCGCTCGCGGTCGGCATGCATTCGGCCACGAAGGCCCGCATCAAGCCGGGCGACATCGCCATCGTGATGGGCGCGGGACCGATCGGCATGGTCACCATCCTGTCGGCGCTGGCGGGCGGCTGCGGCCAGGTCATCGTGACGGACGTGGACCAGCCCAAGCTCGACCTGGCGGCTACACTCGGCCCGGTCACGCCGGTCAACGTCAGCAAAGAGAGCCTGGTGGACGTCGTCAACACGATGACGGACGGCTGGGGCGCGGACATCGTGTTCGAGGCCAGCGGCAATCCGCGTGCCGCCGCCAGTGTCTTCGATCCGCTCGCCCCCGGTGGCTGTGTGATCTACATCGGCATGCCCAACGACCCCATCGCCTACGATGTCGTCGCCGCGCAGATCAAAGAGGCACGTGTGGAGCACATCTTCCGCTACGCGCACGTCTATCCCAAGGCGCTATCGCTGATGGGCGGCGGTCGGCTGGACGTCAAACCCCTGATCACCGATAAGTTCGACTTTGCCCACAGCGTCGAAGCGTTCGAATTCGCGTCGCACATGCCGCCCACGTCGGTCAAGGTGCAGATCGAGCTGCCGCAGTAA